GCAGAGGTTCAGTcacaggaaggagcagaaggTGGCCTAGAGAGGCACTGAGACAGTGCAAGCAGGAGGTGATGGCAGGTGAGGTAGAGGAGGGAAGGACTCTGTGAGAAGGCAGCATCGTTTTGGCATTATCCACTGGGAATCCCTAACGCTCTGCTGTCTGCGCTTTGTCCTAGGGCACTAAATGAGAATATGGCCAATGGCATTGAAGATCTTATCGGGATCCCGTTCCCGAACCACAGCAGCGAGGTGCTGTGTGGCCTGAACGAGCAGCGGCACGACGGGCTGCTGTGCGATGTCATCCTCATCGTGCAGGACCAGGAGTACCGCACCCACCGCTCCGTCCTGGCCGCCTGCAGCAAGTACTTCAAAAAACTCTTCACTACCGGCACTTTAACAGACCAGCCCTATGTTTACGAGATTGACTTTGTCAAGCCTGAAGCACTTTCTGCCATCCTCGAGTTTGCCTACACCTCAACCCTCACCATCACCACCTCGAACGTCAAGCACATCCTCAGCGCCGCCAAGATGCTGGAGATCCAGAGCATCATCAACGTTTGCCTTGAAATCATGGAGCCCGACAGAGAGGCCGAGGAGGAGGATGACAAAGAGGACGACGACGATGATGAAGACGACgatgaagatgaggaggaggaggaggaggaggaagtggAGGATTTTGTCAATCAGGAGAACCTAGCTGATGTACAAGAAGTAAGCTGCCACCAAAGCCCTTCTGAGTCCGATCTCACCGAAGAAGCTTATACAGAAGCGCCTAAAGATTTTCCAAATCACTTCCCAGCCAGTAACTCCTCTGGACACTTGGGCATGATACGAGACTTCTCCATAGAGTCTTTGCTGAGTGAAAACTTGTACCCTAAGGCAAATATCCCAGAAAGGAGGccagctctgtctccttttGCCCCCAGCTTCTTCCCCCATCTGTGGAATGGTGACTTCAACTCCTTCCCCCAGCTTGAGGAGCCACAAGTAGACAACGGCCCTTTGGATCTGGTGATCAAAAAGAGGAAGAtcaaggaagaggaggagaaggaagaccTGCCTCCGCCTCCTTTCCCTAATGACTTCTTCAAGGACATGTTTGCCaacaccccagcagctcccttaGGGCATATTAAGGCAGAGACTGACTACAGTGCTTATCTCAATTTCTTAAGTGCTACCCAGTTTGGAGGAGTTTTTCCCCCGTGGCCCctggaggaagagaggaaaataaagccCAAGGcatcccagcagtgtcccaTCTGTAACAAAGTCATCATGGGAGCCGGCAAGCTGCCCAGGCACATGAGGACCCACACGGGGGAGAAGCCCTATATGTGCAATATCTGTGAAGTTCGCTTTACCAGGTGTGTGTTGGTCACCTCTGCCGTCTGTGGGGAGTGGGGTGGTGGCTGGAGGGGCCACATCATAACCCATGACTGATTTCTCAGCTACTCATCAGAGAAAGCTCATCAGAGTTTGGGGTTTCTTGCCCCAAAATAAAAGTAGGGAAAAAATCAGGGCATGATCTCTGtccctttggaaaaaaaaaaaaacaaggaggaagggccccccccccccccccccccccccccccccccccccccccccccccccccccccccccccccccccccccccccccccccccccccccccttggaaaaaaaaaaaaacaaggaggaagggagggtggaggaagaagaagaatcTTCTGATTTTTGTGGGTTGTGGATGACATCCACAGTTCACTGGATCCATCTCCTTGCTGGACAAAAGCTTAAATAAGTAACAGGATATTTTCAACCCCACCAGAGCTCACCACAGTGGGACCAGAGTGAGCTGGAAAACAGATGGTCAAACAGCCAAGGAGGCTTCATCTCTAATGTGCTGAGAGATGCATTGAGTTGGGAGGGCCATTTAGCCACAGGATGTAATTAGTTTGGGTTTGCACATTTTGGCATCAGTGTAGACCACAGCCAAGTTGCACATGTTTGGACATGACTGGGCTTTCTGAGGCTGGAGTGGCCCTAATTATTATGTGTTAGTAGTGCAGTTGGGGTCTTGGTCTCTTCCTCAAAGTAACAAatggcaggacaaggggaaacaTCCTCAAGCTTCACCAGCAGAGGTTTGGATTGATTATTAGGAGCAATTTCTTCATGCAAAGCACTGTAACAGTCTGTCCAGGGCAGTGTAGGAGTCCTCATCCCTGAAGGGATTTGAAAGATGTATAGATGTGACACCCAGGGACATGGTTTGGcggacttggcagtgctgagggaacagttggaatcacagaatcatggaatggtttggattggaaacGACTTCAGAGttcatccagtcccacccccagccatgggcaggggcaccttccactattccagaTTGCTCCAAGGGCAGGGGCCCCTTCCACTAttccagattgctccaagccccatccaacctgccctgggacacttccagagatggggcagctgCAACTTCTCTTGCCAAGTTGTATTTAGCTGTGCAAATCTAATGTTCCAGCCTGAAACCGTGCTCTGCAAAGCTGGGCAAATTTAATCGGTGAGCGGAGACAAATAGATTCCTGGACCTGCTCTTGCTGAGTATAATTAATATCTAATGAGAACAATCTTTACCATAATAATAAAGCTTTCTGACAAGAGCCTGGTAtttcagctcctggctgcatgTGAGAGAGAAAGCCCTATTAAGCTGGGGTGagagaaaaccagagaaaaataatctgcaCAGTAGGCAGAGGCGAGCTCCTGACAATGGCCGGACACCTGGGGTGCTCCTGCATTCAGCctgtcttttcttctcctgtcccTATGATAATATTCGAATGGAAGATATGCAGATGATGAGAATTTgacctgaaaataaatttccatgCTCCCCTCCATTAACACAGCAGACAGCATATTATAATGCGGGGAGCATCGTGCCTCGGGCGGGCATGTGCGACGTGAGCCAGCTCAGCCTGGTATTTGCAGGGGAAAGGCCACTGCCTGGCGATAATTCCTGCCTGCAGGAATTTGGatctggctcctgctggtgctgcatcCCCAGGTCAGCACTGGGCTgttgtctctgtgtgtgtggtggCATCTCAGACTGGAGGGACAGCCTGGCCAGCCCCATCCCTTGGTCCCCGTCTTGTGTGTGCTGCTAATTGCTAATGAGGAAATGGCCTGGCTAGATCCATCACTGACACCTGCCCTTTAAAAGGAATAATAGAGCTGAGCCCTCCCAGAGGGCACTCAAAGTCCTTTACAGGCAAGGGCAGCATTGTTCACTTAGTtcggggaaactgaggcacagagtgATACTGTACTGATACCTAAGCCAGACAGGTTATATCAGCATGGTGGAGGTTAAAAACTCCACACAGAGCTTGCCTAGCATGTCCCATTACTAATGCAGGACTAAACCTAATAGTTTTGACATCCCCCATGTGCTCAACAGCTTCTAAATACAGGGAACAGGGCCACAGGGATTTcatccaaggaaaaaaaatgaaaaaactggGACTTACCCAACAGTGCAGTCCCTCAACACCACTGGTGAAAACTGGTCTTGTGGGTCACCCcgtgcagagctgggtgctggagggTCTTCTTCTTTAACACCCTGAGCGAAGTGGATATcttaaaatactgatttgtttttaaatgtgtttggAAGGATTTTGAGTAGAATGCAGCtaattggttttgtttggggtggggttttcTTAGCTGTTTTCATGCTCACTCTGGTGTAAGAGCTCTCTTTTAGAAAATAAGTGTATTATTAAGCAAAAGAGTTATTGAGATGTAGAAAGAGATTCCTACTGGGATTTCCTGAGTGCTGCCACTTGCATTATGTCTTTTGCTCTCGTGGGGGAGGTAATTCCATGCTTTCTGAAAGCACTGGACATGCACCCACAGTGCCTTCACTGGGGAGCTGCAACCTCAGATGGTCCCTTTTGGGGTCCCCTGGGAGGAGTGAGggtgcagggaagcagaggttCCCAAATGGAATTTCGGTATGAATCAGTCCTTTGAATTACTTCTGCATTTAAGCAGCAGTAGAGGAGAAAATCTACTGGGGAGATGGAGAGGATATATTTTCCTGGGTGAGGAGTGCCCCAACCTCCCCAGCAGATCCCTTCTCCTCCACATCAGTGGGATCTTGCATCCCCCCACAAGGACCCTACATGCACCTGGatctgcccctcctgctgcccacagacaTCTGATGGCAGGAAGCAGGACTTCGTTTAACGgctcattaattattttttccttaaacaaagGCTGCTCAGCTTCTAGTCTGCTGTTCTACCCTGCTAGAACGCTGGAGAAAGCTGCAACTATTTCAGCTTTCCCACCAAGACAACCCCAGAATGCTCAAGGAGATACTGTTCCAGCTGGAAAGGTTAACATTATTTGTTCCTATTATTTGTGTTGTGACAGCTCGCCGAGCCCTAATCGCTCTCCTAATGCAATTGCATTAAGGTTATTCACACACAAGGAGCGTGGATCTCCGTTGGAGCGagcctccagctcagctcccagctcgTATCCCCCGTGCCACATCCCCCTGGGGTGCTTCACCACAGAGCACCTCACTCCCCCAgcctctgagcagctccaggtggaGCCACAAACCTCCCTTGCAGTCCCgggagatgctgctggggcagggaggattGGGAGGATTGGGTTTCTCCCCGTCTGCTGCCGGAGATGGGTAATAGCCTGAAAAGAGCTTTGCCTGTATTTACATTATGCAGTCCTGGCACGCATCGTGTTTATTAGGAAAAGCGATCCTGCTAGGTTAAACATTACATACAGgggtttaaattaaattataggTGGGGTCGGCAGCTCTGCTTTTTATTAGCGTTTCCCCCGCGCTCGTCCGCGCGCGACTTCTCCCGCGCTCGGGGTGAaattctccctgctgctgctttgtctgctgctgagcactgatCCCAGCCCTTCCAGAGGAAATGCACCCCGCTGAAAACCTTGGGGTTACACCAGCTTTAAAAAGGCCGGAGTGGGAAGTTGCCCTGAGCTTGGCACAGGAACTGAGAgtgtcctttttctttttttcgtGTCTCCCTAAAAAATCCGTAGGTGCAGGGATCAGTCTCCCAAAAGCCATAAAGCATCATCTGGTGAAGAAGTGACTCTCCTGCTAGGGATGCTCTATTGCATCCTTGATCCTGAGGGTTTGGTGTGCAGGGATGCCCAGCCCAGGGCGGCGTTCCtcatggtgctgctgggcatgTCACCGAAAACTTGCGATACACACACAGGCTGGGTGGCAAAAACTAGTTCAGAGGCAGCAAGTTTTGAGGGCTTGACCTGCcagaagaaacagatttttgtgtggcttttatattatataaattaaatcatcataatatatatttatattacataatttgtaatataattatattctaaaacaataataaattgTATATTCTTTGctctttatattaaaatataccATATAGTTTTATATGGTATGTctgtaatatataatatatattttatatctaaTAATGACATTACTCCACATGTTCTACATATTTTTAGCCTCAATACTAGTATGTTGGAGGGTtcatactgaaataattttggaaaacaatATGAATTTTCCCACTTTGCTCTTTACTTGAACTCCACTGGTGAAACCTAGGAAGCAGTGCTTAGCTCAGTTGAGCCATAATCagcttcactttttaaaatcatacactttagctgtgatttttttccttttttggctgcagaaggaagcatttatttattaaggGAAAATGTAGCGATTGGATGCCAGTATGGGAAAATAGTCTTCCTTTTAGAtattcccccaaaaaaataagTATATATATGTTTGTAAATAAGTGCCATTGGGATGGATATTACTCTATTCCATGgctggatttaaaaaacaaaaaacttgcCCAAGTGGTTGAGGAGGTTGGATGTGTGCATTGGAGACCCTGGCAGGGAAGGACAGAGTGCCTGGGTGCTGCACCTCTGGCAGCATCACCCTTAGTGATGATCTTGCTCCAAAAGAAAGCTGCTGAGACACCATGTGGTCAGTGCAAGAataaaaggagaggaaaatcgTCTCCAAGAGGGACTGAATTTAAGCAGCGCTGTCCCACATTGCCAGGATCTTGAATCCCAAATAATTTCCCTCTTTGCAGGCTGGAATGggtctgtatttatttaataatcCCAGATTTAGTTATATGCAGGTATATTCCTGTGTTTAGAATCTTGCTCTTTACAAATACATGGAAGGAAGTTGTAGCCTAGTGGGGGTCAGCCtcatttcccagggaaaaagGGACAGAACAAGAGAgaacagcctcaagttgtgccaaaGAGCTTGGAAAAtcaggaacaatttcttccctgaaagggctgtccagccctggcacaggctgcccaaggcagtagtggaatccccatccctggggggatttaaaagccatctggatgtggcacttggggacaggggttagtggtggccttggctgggggaatggttggacttgatgatcttaggGCTTctccagccttaatgattctgtgttttttggggtttattccagggatattttttttcccctccaattTAAGCCGTTTTGAACTCTCTGTGATGGGCTGAAAGCTCCTGGCActgagggctctgtgtgtgtggtgttTCAGGAAGGAGGAGGCAAATGCAAACATCAACCTGCACACCCAGGACGAACTCCACACCTTCCCAATAGGGAAGGATCCCAATCAGGGAGGCAACCCCCCAGAAAAGAGCAATCCCAActgtggaaggagcagaagCCCTGACAGGGCCTCCCTGGAAAATCATCCCTTAGATAAGAAATTGCTTCCTTAGAGTGACTAATACTAGAAATATTTCCCCCCTCCTCTTGCAGACCCCCGCTTTATCTTTTTGTGCTGTAATTGGTCCTTTTTTCAATCCCTTGGTTGATTGGTCACTTTTTACCTGAAACCTCTAAGTAGGTGGATAGTTTTCAATCCTTGATATTATTGGTTCATTTTCTAAGGCACCCTAACCCTATAAAAGCCCCTTCAGTACCCCATGTATTTGGAATGCTGTGAGGACCCCTTCGTGGATGAAAAGTGCCTACAGAGCATCCTGCAGCGTTCTTTGTCTCTTCTTTGCTGGctaagcaaagagaaaatgaaaatcacaaAAGAGCTGATAGCCTAAATTCTAGGCTTGTTTGCATCCCAGTACCTTGTGTCTGAAATCTGCctgaagcagccaggagaagctgttcATACGGAATGTTTTATTCGGGCCGGTTGTGGCAATCCATTAGGGCAAAACCCTAAAACCCCACCAGCCCCACCAACCACACCCCTCCCATCCCAAAACCGCCTGACCCAAGCTCCTTTTCCTTTCGCAGGCAGGACAAGCTCAAAATCCACATGCGGAAGCACACGGGGGAGCGGCCGTACCTGTGCATCCACTGCAACGCCAAGTTCGTGCACAACTACGACCTGAAGAACCACATGCGCATCCACACGGGCATCCGGCCCTACCAGTGCGAGTTCTGCTACAAGANNNNNNNNNNNNNNNNNNNNNNNNNNNNNNNNNNNNNNNNNNNNNNNNNNNNNNNNNNNNNNNNNNNNNNNNNNNNNNNNNNNNNNNNNNNNNNNNNNNNNNNNNNNNNNNNNNNNNNNNNNNNNNNNNNNNNNNNNNNNNNNNNNNNNNNNNNNNNNNNNNNNNNNNNNNNNNNNNNNNNNNNNNNNNNNNNNNNNNNNNNNNNNNNNNNNNNNNNNNNNNNNNNNNNNNNNNNNNNNNNNNNNNNNNNNNNNNNCAGTGCGAGTTCTGCTACAAGAGCTTCACCCGCTCCGACCACCTGCAccgccacccccccccccccccccccccccccccccccccccccccccccccccccccccccccccccccccccccccccccccccccccccccccccccccccccccccccccccccccccccccccccccccccccccccccccccccccccccccccccccccccccccccccccccccccccccccggcctgCTCTTCGCCCCCGGGGCCCAGCCCGTGGAGAGCGGCTTCGTGATGCCCCCCACGCTGGAGGAGATGAGCGGCCACCTCGGCGGCACGGCCATGTGCCTTCCCGGCCCCAGCCCCAAACATTTCCTGAGCGGGGCCAAGGCGCCCttcagcctgcaggagctggagagccaGATTGAGGAGACGCAGATGAAGCTCTTCAGGCGGGCCCAGATGGACATGGAGAGGAACGCGGGCATCTTCGCCTTCGCCCTGGGCCACAACGAAAACCTCGCTGCCCAGCCCTTCTTCCCTCTGCCCGACCCTTGGAGCACAGGCTTCAGTGGCTTGGCGGGGCTCGGCCACGTGGCTCCCATCTCTGAGGCCAGCAACTAAACCCGCGCCCGGTCCCACCATGCGTCCCAGCAAGGCAGCCCGCTCCCCTGGGGCTCCCACTGCCCTTCTGGGAACGCCATCATCAGCTTCCCAAGAAGCTCTTTGTCCTCTCACTGCCGTGGGGCACGGGGCCATCCCTGGGGCgagcaggggatgggcaggTGCCGTGCCCCGTGGCCACCGGCACTTTAGACTCTGCACTTGGCTTTGGGGCCATTGGGCACTCACTGTCCCATCCCACCACTCATGGCTCCACCTGGGAAGGCCGGGCCAGGACTGCTGCTCTCTTCAACACCCCCAAAAATGTCACTTGCCTTAGTCCAGGGCTCGGCCATCACCATGAGATGGCTTTTCTGTGGGAAATGTGTCACTTGCCTTAGTCCAGGGCTCGGCCATCACCATGAGGTGGCTTTTCTGTGGGAAATGTTCCCTATTTTccccacacacagagctcactAGACACTGACAAGCCGTCCAGACTTGGGTTTGTTATGTTGCATTCCTTGGCCCTTTTGGTCAAAAGGactttctggtttatttttgtttttgttttctttttaattaattcccaAGTCTGGCAACAGTATTTATTCCACAAGGGATAAAGAGGGGGTCTAGCAGCCttgctgggagagggagagagtgAGGATCCTGGCCACTGCCTTTGTCAGCAGTACATCAGATTTACAGGGCTAGTGAAAGCCCTGATCTGCAGCATGAGTTGGGACcttaaaaacatataaaaaaaaaaaaaaaaaaaaaaacccccccccccccccccccccccccccccttaaaaacataaaaaaaaaaaaaaaaaaaaaaaaaaaaaaggagattgaACACCTAGCACCAAGCTGGGTGGAAAAGGGGGATTTTACTTATTTTGGTTCTT
This genomic interval from Ficedula albicollis isolate OC2 chromosome Z, FicAlb1.5, whole genome shotgun sequence contains the following:
- the ZBTB7C gene encoding zinc finger and BTB domain-containing protein 7C, with the translated sequence MSGDHLTALSTFQDQALGNGQRSERSITVLKQNQGYWALNENMANGIEDLIGIPFPNHSSEVLCGLNEQRHDGLLCDVILIVQDQEYRTHRSVLAACSKYFKKLFTTGTLTDQPYVYEIDFVKPEALSAILEFAYTSTLTITTSNVKHILSAAKMLEIQSIINVCLEIMEPDREAEEEDDKEDDDDDEDDDEDEEEEEEEEVEDFVNQENLADVQEVSCHQSPSESDLTEEAYTEAPKDFPNHFPASNSSGHLGMIRDFSIESLLSENLYPKANIPERRPALSPFAPSFFPHLWNGDFNSFPQLEEPQVDNGPLDLVIKKRKIKEEEEKEDLPPPPFPNDFFKDMFANTPAAPLGHIKAETDYSAYLNFLSATQFGGVFPPWPLEEERKIKPKASQQCPICNKVIMGAGKLPRHMRTHTGEKPYMCNICEVRFTRQDKLKIHMRKHTGERPYLCIHCNAKFVHNYDLKNHMRIHTGIRPYQCEFCYKSFTRSDHLHRHPPPPPPPPPPPPPPPPPPPPPPPGLLFAPGAQPVESGFVMPPTLEEMSGHLGGTAMCLPGPSPKHFLSGAKAPFSLQELESQIEETQMKLFRRAQMDMERNAGIFAFALGHNENLAAQPFFPLPDPWSTGFSGLAGLGHVAPISEASN